A region of the Gopherus flavomarginatus isolate rGopFla2 chromosome 3, rGopFla2.mat.asm, whole genome shotgun sequence genome:
TTTCACATGCACAAGTACCACATAGATATTTCACCCTATCTGTCCAATATTTCCCCATACTGGTTTTCTATTACATTTCATTCAATTTATCTCAGCAACCTCCTGAGGCATATCACAAAATGGGTTCAAATAGTAAGAGTAGTGAAGAGGTTATAATACACTAGAAGCGAGAGGAAGACCAAAGAGAGCAGATCCATTATTCAATGAGGAAGGAAAGacaacagaaaatgcagcaatggccaaagtgttaaatgcctttttgtttcacttttaaCCAAAAAGATAGCGATGATCAGATGACaaacatagtgaacatcagtgtaaatgggtaggacctgaggctaaaatagggaaggaATAAGTTAAGGCTGACTTAGACAAGTTAgtgtcttcaagtcagcagggcctgaccaaaaaaaaaaaactatcctagaatacttaaggaactggctgaagagatctttgagccattagcgattatctttgaaaactcagacAGGAGAGATCCTAcagaactggaaaaaggcaaatatagtacctgtctataaaaaggggaataagggaATTGCAGACCAGTCAATTTAATtttggtacccagaaagataatggaacaaataaatgAAGTTGTAAGCATCCAGAAGAAAATAAGCTGATAAGTAACAATCAACATGGACTACTATAAACCTTGGACTATACAAGAGGGAGTAAGAGCTCTCGCTACATGCGAAAGCACCTCATGGAGTGGGAACATAAGGCATTGGTTAAAtgaaaagaataaatggtcaaGGCTTAATTTAAAGACAAGAGGGTAAGAGCTTTAAAATACACAGAGAAGTtagagtatgtcttcactacttGCCAGATCGGTTGGCAGCGAtggatccagcgggggtcaatttattgcgtctagtctagatgcgataaatcaacccctaagcactctcccgttgactcctgtactccagcttggtgagaggcaACAGGCAGAGTCTACTTCAGCTACAtttttcatgtagctgaagttgcataacttagatagacacacacacacacacaccatgtagaccaggccttggagtTAGACAACACAATTTATAATATTTGTAACAGAAAGTGGCAAATGTTAAATACCAAAATCCacatgtttaaaataatttttaagacATACAAGACCAGAGTTTTaaacaatgaaataaaaatgaaaggggTAAAAACAAGATAAAATAGTGATAACTAAACATCATTAATATTAGCATGGTGAGGCTAAAAAGAAAATTGTTGAATATAACCAAAAAAGAGAAAGTTCAgaatttagtctacatatttttatatttaaggccagagtttaaatttattttaaaaattagacattggttaattatgtttttaaaagatgGAACTAACAAGTCTTGCCTATCACCATCATGACCACTTCTGCTTGTTTGTTGCATTCCATTCTCCCACCCTTGACATGTTTTTCATCATGATGGTAGGTTCTTGGGGATTACACCTTTCTGTGTTTGCACAATGGGACTATAATATGATTGGGATTACCGTATAATCATAatacaaaagacaaaatgaacagCATATTACTTATTTTTCCCCACAAGAGTTTTGTAGGTCTTTACTGCACATAATAATTTATTGCAAAATTGAAAGCCTAGTTGTACTTCATGCATTTACATAAAGGAACTTAAAAAATAACCGTACCTAGTTTATGCTTTAGCTGTGTGTTTGACAAAAATTCACTTGCATCACCATCCAAGGCTATAGATTTATCTGAAAAATGCAATATAAATCACCAAACAGGAATTACCATGATCACGtgcaattttttttccacaggactctgACCTCATTACATTTACATATAattcaaaaccaaaaatatttcaaaaatttaGGTAAAACtcattttctgaaggaaaaagCATTATATACATAAGTTAGCACATTCATGGATGATCCCAGAACTAAAGAACAGACCTTCAGCCTCTTGGTTCCTCCAAAACCTATCATGATATTGCATGTAATTTTAAATTGAGTagttttttaaatactttaaatTAAATTTCCAATAGTCTCATGTATATAAAAAAGGAACCCAAAGAAAATACCACCTTTAAACTTACCTGAGGATGAATCCTCCCAGTCACATGCAATAGGCTCGTCATTTTTTGAAGTAAATTTTACATAACGTTTCAGTACAggcccactttaaaaaaaatagcattgGTGTGAAAATGttaattatgaaaaataaaaacattacaaAATGAATAGTATCAAATTTCAAAGCTTTTTTCATAATGCATTAACAATTTGTCCTTCTAAGGATGTCAAGTATTTGTCAATGTAATAAAAAACCATAAATGAGGGAAGAGGAAAAGAGGCTGTGGAAATGGATGTAGACATTCCATTGTACATTTGCAGCCTAGTATAGGGAAATGGGAAGAAAACCACATCtggtatttaaaaattaaattgatgaaaatatttgtaGAATTGGAGTGGCAGAACATCTGTACTTAAGGGTCTTGGAAGATAGAGGACATGGTATCTATAGATGCTACAGCACATTGTAAGTAATGCAATAAACTTGGCAGATTGTTTTGCCCAAACAGAAATGCTTGACTGACAGACAGCTGGGATAGATTAGAAGCCCAGAGCAGCTATAAAGAGAAAGTTTTGCACTTGCCCACAGAAGACTCTTGACCTAGAAGCAATAGTCTCCACACAGCCCTTTCTAGCTAAACAGCTGCAAAGGCCATTGAAACCACAGAGACTACTCTGGAGTCTTACTATAGATCCTTGATTTAGGGGAAGGAATTGAAGGGCAGTTGGATCCATGCTCCCTCAAATATGGGTACAAAACTAGGCAGTGTGTGCACACCACTCAATAGACATGCTAGCTACTAGCAGAATGAGTGAGCTTGTGTGCCAGTGAATACATCATTCAAGCATGTGGATCCATGCAGACATTTATCATGAGGAACCAGTTTACTCTAGTAAACATCAGTTCCATACTTTATACGGACCTTTTTattggtagatctcaaagcacattacaaacaTGTGTTaagtattgtccccattttattgCAAGGAAATGGAGGTACAAAGGTTAAGTGCTGTGTTTAAggtcagcagcagctgggaaagggAGGGACAGCTAAGCTTCCAGGACCTCTCATTGCCCCCATTTATACCAGAAACAGGGAGACCCATCCAGGTCCCACCACCACGTGGCTGCCAGCAGACGGGAGTTGAAACTAGACATTCTCCAGCTCTTCTGGAAGCCTTAAAGCAGTCAGCTTCTCCCGATGTCAGAGCTGCATTTCTTCAAATCAGCACTTCATTCTTTGATTCCTTCACTTCCTGCAGACAGACTTTTGGTGTCATTTACTCCATCTCTTCTCAccacccttcctcctctcctcctcctgacAGACACCAAGaacccttccccactcccttctcttctccatGCCAACACTCTTTGCTCCTCATCATTGTGCCTCACCATTTTTcccttctttccttccccataATGTTCCATAGGTATCTACaagtgctttaaaaatgttttaaaaggagTAGGGAGGGGACAGAAAATAGAGAAAATCATTTGGAACTTGGACTATGTTAAGCCCACTCCTGAAACTTGATCCTCAGTGGCCCAATAGTCTGCCTGCACAGAGTCCCAATGAAGTCAGAGAAGTTCTCCACAGATCAGACTGCAATAACGGGCTTCAGGGAGCTGTCTTATCATTGTTACACTCGTCCTCTCTTCCTATTGTTGGTTACACTAACTCCAGGCAGTTAGGACCCAACAGTCTGTGTTAAATTATAACCAAAATACTCTACAGCAAGCTGAACATAAAAATTGCAACTCTACCCACTGAACTCTGAGACACTGGTGCGACAAACCAGAAATTCtgcagcagcttcatttaaattaaaatattgagtTTCATTGAATTAAGATATGAAAATTAATAATACACTGAACAGATGAGCCcctgtattatttattttgacaTTAAATTCCCTGAGGATGTATGCATatatacaatgcctagcacaatccCAATCTCAGTTGGGACTCCTATTACTATTAATAATATATTCCTACATAGTAATGCTACTGATACTACTGATAATACTATTAGTATTATTGGTACTACTGTTAACAGCTCTTTACCAAGCAAGATTTAAAAATACCAATCTGATTTGGGATCAAggcaacgagtcaggaaaaaaagcaaaacccTAGTGATGGCTCATTTATCCTACTGAGAAGACTCTGCAGCACTGCTATGGTCTCTTAGTGCAGAGAAATATTAAGATGACAGTTCTACACACAACAGAGGAAATTACCTGCTATGATTCTTGTTTTTCTCAGGTGCAGGAGAGACTCTAGAAGAGATGCAATTGTTAGTAATCTTACTGAAAGTAATTATTTATAGTAAAGAGGGGCATATGGAAGGAATTTTAGAAAAATACTGATACAAAATAAGAGTACAGAAGTTAGTTTGTCTGAATCTGAGCCAGGCATCATCAGCAGTAATGACCAACCATTAACCTAGTACTAACTTCACTGCAAGTAAATATTGTGCAAACGTAAATACGACATCTCCTACTACATTTGTTAAAAGTAACTGATCAAAGTAACAGATTCCTTTTTTTCAATAAGAAATATCAGGAAGTCATAAAATTGCTTCTTCAAACCCAACGCTAAGGTGAATAGTTTGGTCACTTCTCTTGATGTTTGTCACTCATATTTTGGATATTATTCTTGGTACTTAGGATTAAGATGAGTGGTAATTTTTAGACTGTAATAATGACTGTTATTAATGGAATTTACTTTTCATGGTCTCTTCTATTTACTATATAAATTCACTCACCTAGAAAAATATCTATCTAACCAATCTGATTTGTTTTTGAACAGTTTCTGCACTGTTTACTTTGTGTCTATGTATTTCTAGCATTTCCATCCCCCATTATCTGGATGTCAGACTCATAGAATGCTGCAATGCCTGGCTTAACTATATTATTCAACATAAAACCTTATGCATACGCAGTTTCCAAAGAACTATTTCTATCAGTCTTGGTTGTGAAGAATTTGGTATTTTATGAGTCTAGACATTTATATGATAAAACAGTTACATTAGACAGAATAAAACATTTAGATATCAAGAAGGACAACAATGCCCTCTTGGATCAGGGCATAAGTCAAACACTAACTAATAGGGTTCGGAGGAAGCACTCCCTTATGAACAGGTTGTTCCATATTTGTCCACTatagggtttcttgcaccttcctctaaagcatttAGCACGGGGCACtgtgagacaggatactggattagatagGCCAACTGGTCCTATTTGGTATAAGAATTCCTAGATTCTTATGTTTTGTAAAAGTattcccctgctcctctcccaccccctcccccccggggaaAAAAGTGAGGTCCCAACTCAAGCTGATTGCATCCTTTAAAATGCAACTgattacttttttaaattaacagcCATGAATATAAATTCAAGTCTGAGTTTCCTCTTAAGGCTCTTTACAAATTTTACTGAATTATTCTACACCTTAATAATGCCTCGATCTTGGTAGAAGATGTTTTATGAACAATTAAGTTGCACTgcatattcattttaaaaagtacacAAAACCACTTACTGTGATCGGTGGACATTATTctgttttttatattttgttttcacaGATGCATTTGACTTCTTGTGTTTTTGTTCCACCATGTCCTGGCCAGAAGAACCCTTGTGATGTGTTGTATTCCCAGGTTCAGCATTTTCAGGATTTGAACAATCAATCATATTTGTTCTTTGATTAATCTGACTAACTGTCCTCCGTAGAGATTCAGCTgatgcttttttcccctcatcaGAGTCTTCTGTATAGTCTCTGAAAATCTGTGAAGGTTTTTTAGATTTTGCAGGAGTTTTGATATGTACATTACCAGATGATTCCAGTGAATGTATGAGGTTTTTAGGTTTGGGGGATTTATGGGACTTCTGTAATGCAGAAGTCGGAGATCCCTGTTGCAATGAAGGGGCAAACACTTTGTCTGACTTTAAAAAATCTCTTTCATCCACCTCCTCTATGGGCTCACTTTCAGAACTCTCCTCTGAGATTTGTACCCTGGATTTTCTACTACTGGATTTACGGGCAGATTTTCTAACTTGATTTCTTCGGTTTTCTACCAGTTTTTTAGATGATGCAACTTTTGAAAGTTTCTGCTTAGCAGTTTGTGTCGTGTGGGAgagagcagtttttaaaatggACTGGGGAGGTTTTGGAAAATTACAATCCTCTTTTGAAGACACAACCTGCTCTTGAGGCTGCTCAGTCATACTACAAGACCCAAACAAATCTTCATTAGGTATTTCTGTTGGTTTAGGTTGTTCTGTATCAGAAATATCTGTGTCTGATTTGGAAACTGAAAAAGTGAATTTTTTGGGTTGTGTCTGTTtcagggctgtggagtttttcttGTTCGGGGTTCTTGTGGATCTTTGTCCAGGTGTGTGTTTTTCACTCTCTTCTGCCAACATACAAAAATGCACatattaatttccttttttaatgCCACAGGAACAACTTTATGTATATATCTGATTATTAACTGAAATATCATGAACATAAATTTTTCTCTGGTGGGTGATTTTCACTTAAAGTTCTCAAAGCAACACTATCTACTGAATACTCTGTGTACAGTGGTAAATATTCAGTGTACTACATTCCATTCATCTTCTGGGTTCTAAACCCTAATCTAGAAAGATTTGCAGCAACTTTTGCTCTCCCATAGATGCTTCCAAGTCAACTTTCTATTCTTCCTGTTAAATAGCTCTCCTCCATTATTCCTCAAGTGCTGATTCCCTGCAGACACACCACATATCTCTACCTCCTTTCCACAAAGTTGGGAGTGGAACACAGATGTTACCATTTTCCTTGGTCCCCATGACAACAGGGAAGCAAGTAATCACTGCTACCTTCCTTGATATCTCCACGTGGGCAAGGGGGAAATGAGTCACTGTTGCCTCCCTTActgctatatatacacatacactcaaCACCATACTTCCTCAGTTGATCCTTCCATTCCATTCAGGACTCTTCCAACCTGCCTCCCAAGTGCTGAATAATCATAGAGAGTCTCAGGAACAAGGGGACCTAGGAATATTTTCCTATGTTCCCCATTCCCTGATTTAACATACCCTGGAATCAATCAAAACATCCCCAAGAAGATCAGCTCCCAGTAGAAGTACCACCATTCTAAACCAAAGGAAAAAGTCTTCGGTTGTTGACAGATTCAATTAAGAACAGGCAAATCATGGGCAGAAGGATCTCCCATTAATAAGGAATGTAAAAGACTAATTGTTTTCTTTCATCACAACAATTCAATTTTcaacatttgcctttgcaagtatAAAAATCCAAAGAGTCTTTACATCTTAATCTTTTTTCTAAATATAACTTACCTATGTGAGGACTGCTTTGCTTTACAGATTTAAGAGCATCTTTCTTTTTGTCAGATAAACCTAGATTTGTATCCGAAGCATTTTGTAACTCAACGTGTATCCCTTCAGCAACGTCACACGTTTTCATTTTTGACTGTTCCATACGAGTCAGTTTAACAGGTACTGCATTCTGTGCCTTTCTATCCTTGCGTTTCCTGCTCTCTCGTAAAACTGTCTTTTTCCTTTCGGAAGGCTGAGATTTTGGCATAGGCTTTGATAAGGTCTGTTTCTctatttttttgttctttttgggaATTGAAAACCAGGATGTAAAAGAAAAACCATCTGATTCGTCAATTAAAAACTCACACTCATTTTCCATTCCTAAATCTTTTACAAGAGAAGGTGGTGGTGGTATTGAAGTTGAACACCTAaggataaaaatacaaaaaaaagggCTCTCTCATGTAATTTGGTTTAGCAAATatataaaacagttttaaaaataaatgagacaAAGTATTAAAGGACAGATAAATGCCTAGAATGTTTTGGGTTATTTACCAACTATATAATATCTGGGAAGTGAGAGGG
Encoded here:
- the CENPC gene encoding centromere protein C, with translation MAEPLNHLKNDYRARFCNRGGKQQIHVQPGQNVLKIIRDCFENCVSDSTINSPSITHCSTPIILKQKEDLLLSKESNSGLFNSVKKTFKSTSSVVASPIKSISCSGQSTEAHQKSIALGNIVSSDRKERCVLKEDTNSSDDDLFDADVPVSSNKKANSIFKAVERSSQSPPGIFDTDEDNYEVIGSPVLLVEEAETSVHLLSLDEKATPAMMKRQTEVQRSEGLQARTEEQIVPVERAKCIAIPSEQKKKSLSSPFLVAVTTGTVEKRCSTSIPPPPSLVKDLGMENECEFLIDESDGFSFTSWFSIPKKNKKIEKQTLSKPMPKSQPSERKKTVLRESRKRKDRKAQNAVPVKLTRMEQSKMKTCDVAEGIHVELQNASDTNLGLSDKKKDALKSVKQSSPHIEESEKHTPGQRSTRTPNKKNSTALKQTQPKKFTFSVSKSDTDISDTEQPKPTEIPNEDLFGSCSMTEQPQEQVVSSKEDCNFPKPPQSILKTALSHTTQTAKQKLSKVASSKKLVENRRNQVRKSARKSSSRKSRVQISEESSESEPIEEVDERDFLKSDKVFAPSLQQGSPTSALQKSHKSPKPKNLIHSLESSGNVHIKTPAKSKKPSQIFRDYTEDSDEGKKASAESLRRTVSQINQRTNMIDCSNPENAEPGNTTHHKGSSGQDMVEQKHKKSNASVKTKYKKQNNVHRSQVSPAPEKNKNHSSGPVLKRYVKFTSKNDEPIACDWEDSSSDKSIALDGDASEFLSNTQLKHKLVMPSQTPNVRRTKRIRLKPLEYWRGERVNYMMRPSGGFVVGGIVSPEKDPCRKARVKRKHTPKTRSHVVEQLNVSLADTSKPTAVWDPTINEEVLLECVNTGNSHSCFFNDESVEIYKNLNTSVFAAGKLILKPLKEKGHQFVYTDNIAFHVIHGKIIFTLHKTSYFLTTGDFFYVPEGNGYNIRNLLNEESILLFTQLKGERPIIEHSLNESSSP